Proteins encoded in a region of the Lepisosteus oculatus isolate fLepOcu1 chromosome 23, fLepOcu1.hap2, whole genome shotgun sequence genome:
- the LOC107075346 gene encoding zinc finger and SCAN domain-containing protein 2-like, with translation MAEQAESFDLHKERQVRGSAPQGVELEDGNTVKEEQMELACDLNSSTELGTSTEISLEEDELEDAIPGEADSSEASEGSEAENAKWLALDPAGPRGEAWGRGRGTPGIAVPPAGSCRRAAGRVASDVTELGSVRIIEDPYLGAPIKEEVAEEAFLGGEDAGGTSGLPPGSAAKPGAPRPPGGDAQDSALTSGSLLSEQKHPSPCAQSWRPAVAENNTENCSGTSAFELLKAQLLGAKASDTADATEGTKHRPMGDGGASNDCKVCGKSFSRLETLQLHQLLHKLDAMYDCAVCGRGLDAGPRGREGGHSGHGQYQCVDCGKNFSHPRSLSRHRRVHRAEGVYGCS, from the exons ATGGCAGAACAAGCAGAGAGCTTTGACTTACACAAAGAGAGGCAGGTGCGGGGATCTGCACCTCAAGGGGTTGAATTGGAAGATGGGAACACGGTCAAGGAGGAGCAGATGGAACTGGCCTGTGACCTGAACAGCAGCACCGAACTGGGAACCAGCACAGAAATCTCTCTGGAAGAAGATGAGCTGGAAGACGCTATTCCTGGGGAGGCAGATTCCTCTGAAGCGTCTGAAG GTTCGGAAGCGGAGAACGCGAAATGGCTCGCTCTCGACCCGGCGGGGCCCCGCGGGGAGGCCTGGGGACGGGGACGGGGGACCCCGGGAATCGCGGTCCCTCCCGCAGGGAGCTGCAGACGCGCGGCGGGCCGTGTGGCGAGCGACGTCACGGAGCTGGGCTCCGTCCGCATCATTGAAGACCCCTACTTGGGGGCCCCCATTAAAGAGGAGGTAGCGGAAGAAGCCTTCCTGGGAGGGGAGGACGCGGGGGGCACATCCGGCCTGCCCCCAGGCAGCGCGGCGAAGCCCGGAGCTCCTCGCCCACCAGGGGGCGACGCGCAGGACTCAGCCTTGACCTCCGGCTCCCTGT TGTCAGAGCAAAAACATCCATCCCCCTGTGCACAGAGCTGGAGGCCAGCTGTTGCTGAGAACAACACGGAAAACTGTAGTGGAACCTCTGCTTTCGAGCTACTGAAGGCCCAGCTCTTGGGCGCAAAGGCCAGCGACACTGCGGATGCCACAGAGGGCACGAAGCACAGACCCATGGGTGACGGCGGGGCCTCTAATGACTGCAAAGTGTGCGGGAAGAGCTTCAGCCGTTTGGAGACCCTCCAgctccaccagctgctgcacaaGCTCGACGCCATGTACGACTGCGCCGTGTGTGGCAGGGGCCTGGATGCGGGTCCCCGCGGCAGGGAGGGGGGTCACTCCGGGCACGGCCAGTACCAGTGTGTCGACTGCGGGAAGAACTTCAGCCACCCGCGGAGTCTGAGCAGACACCGGCGTGTCCACCGAGCAGAGGGGGTGTATGGGTGCAGCTAA